The proteins below come from a single Miscanthus floridulus cultivar M001 chromosome 1, ASM1932011v1, whole genome shotgun sequence genomic window:
- the LOC136550509 gene encoding uncharacterized protein — protein MGALCLLYPSTPPPCPCGARATAAAAAPSPFFSCAATAAATRLQLCGRSQRRAGVARVGGGGGGKGESGKSGAAAFFDEDGVVDDMDGYLNYLSLEYDSVWDTKPAWCQPWTILLTGTVAVACSWVLIQSAVITAGVSFVICAWWYIFLYSYPKAYTEMIAERRRKVASGAEDTYGMEKLQ, from the exons ATGGGCGCGCTCTGCCTGCTCTACCCATCCACGCCGCCGCCCTGCCCATGCGGCGCCCGCGcgaccgcggccgcggccgcgcctTCCCCTTTCTTCTCCTGTGCTGCCACCGCTGCCGCCACAAGGCTGCAGCTCTGCGGCAGGAGCCAGAGGCGCGCCGGAGTGGCGCGggtaggtggcggcggcgggggcaagGGGGAGAGTGGCAAGAGCGGCGCGGCGGCGTTCTTTgatgaggatggggtggtggacGACATGGATGGGTACCTCAACTACCTGTCCCTCGAGTACGACTCTGTCTGGGACACCAAGCCTGCCTG GTGTCAGCCTTGGACAATATTGCTTACGGGAACTGTTGCGGTCGCCTGTAGTTGGGTGCTTATCCAATCAGCTGTAATTACTGCTGGAGTTTCTTTTGTAATATGTGCATGGTGGTACATATTTCTCTACTCCTACCCTAAG GCATACACCGAGATGATAGCAGAGAGGAGAAGAAAGGTAGCCAGTGGAGCTGAAGATACCTACGGGATGGAGAAACTCCAGTGA
- the LOC136550240 gene encoding pentatricopeptide repeat-containing protein At2g13600-like yields MRAAVRTRRTRPPRPSPERAKAPISPTTRSKPEKDLSPLTLPIRAFKLRLANGPPLAPTAKAFKSYSETCASLLRLCRATSAASTTKPAYAPSFGSLPLVLSLHAHTLRSGLAADRSVASNLLTAYASLARAADRDQVFRDCVVANAASSFTHDFMVSERVKAGDIASARRLFDGMPEKSVVSYTTMVDALMKRGSVRDAAELYERCPLHSVAFFTAMIAGFVRNELHKDAFPVFRKMLNCSVRPNVVTLICVIKACVGAGEFDLAMGVVGLAIKWNLFEKSIEVHNSLITLYLRMGDAAAAHKVFDDMEVRDVVSWTALLDVYAELGDLEGARRVLDAMPERNEVSWGTLIARHEQKGDTAEALKLYSQMLADGCRPNISCFSSVLSACATLHDLRGGTKIHANALKMGSSTNLFVSSSLIDMYCKCKQCMDAQRIFNSLPEKNTVCWNSLISGYSWNGKMVEAEELFKKMPARNAASWNTMISGYAENRRFGDALNYFCAMLASGQIPGEITLSSVLLACANLCSLEMGKMVHAEIVKLGIEDNIFMGTALSDMYAKSGDLDSSRRMFYQMPEKNNITWTAMVQGLAENGFAEESILLFEDMIANGIAPNEHTFLAILFACSHCGLVEKAIHYYETIQAHGIPPKDKHYTCMVDVLARAGRLQEAEELLMKVPSKLDTSSLSSLLSACNTYRNKEIGERAAKKLHELEKDNTAGYVLLSNMYASCGKWKDAAETRILMQAASLKKDGGCSWLQLRGQYHAFFSWKGKHPLSLEIYEILDLLMWELTT; encoded by the coding sequence ATGAGAGCGGCGGTCCGAACGAGGCGGACACGGCCGCCACGGCCATCGCCGGAGCGGGCCAAGGCGCCGATTTCGCCGACGACGAGGAGTAAGCCGGAGAAAGACCTCTCTCCCTTGACCCTCCCGATAAGGGCGTTCAAGCTCCGCCTGGCTAACGGCCCACCGCTGGCGCCGACGGCGAAGGCCTTCAAGTCCTACTCGGAGACCTGCGCCTCCCTCCTCCGCCTCTGCCGCGCTACGAGCGCCGCCTCCACCACCAAGCCCGCTTACGCGCCCTCCTTCGGTTCCCTGCCGCTTGTCCTCTCGCTGCACGCGCACACCCTCCGCTCTGGCCTAGCCGCCGACCGCTCCGTCGCGTCGAACCTCCTCACAGCCTACGCCTCCTTGGCGCGCGCCGCGGATCGTGACCAGGTCTTCCGAGACTGTGTTGTTGCCAATGCGGCATCCTCTTTCACCCACGACTTCATGGTGTCAGAGCGCGTGAAGGCCGGGGACATTGCCTCTGCCCGCAGGCTGTTCGACGGAATGCCCGAGAAGAGTGTCGTGTCGTACACAACCATGGTCGACGCGCTCATGAAGCGTGGGTCTGTGAGGGATGCGGCTGAGCTGTATGAACGATGCCCGCTCCACTCGGTTGCGTTCTTCACAGCCATGATTGCTGGGTTTGTCCGCAATGAACTCCATAAGGATGCATTCCCTGTGTTTCGCAAGATGCTAAACTGCAGTGTGAGACCTAATGTGGTTACACTGATTTGTGTGATCAAGGCCTGTGTTGGTGCAGGTGAATTTGATCTTGCCATGGGTGTGGTGGGATTGGCAATCAAATGGAACTTGTTTGAAAAGAGTATTGAGGTACACAATTCTCTGATCACTCTGTATCTAAGAATGGGAGATGCAGCTGCAGCACACAAGGTGTTTGATGACATGGAGGTGAGGGATGTCGTCTCATGGACCGCATTACTTGATGTCTATGCTGAATTGGGTGACCTCGAGGGAGCACGACGGGTTCTTGATGCAATGCCTGAGAGGAACGAGGTCTCCTGGGGTACTTTGATTGCAAGGCATGAACAGAAAGGTGATACTGCAGAAGCATTGAAGCTTTACAGTCAGATGCTTGCTGACGGTTGCAGGCCAAACATTTCATGCTTCTCTAGTGTGCTCAGTGCTTGTGCTACCCTTCATGACTTAAGGGGAGGAACAAAGATACATGCCAATGCACTGAAGATGGGCTCTAGTACCAATTTATTTGTATCCAGCTCTTTGATTGACATGTACTGCAAATGCAAGCAATGCATGGATGCTCAAAGGATTTTTAATTCCCTCCCAGAAAAGAACACAGTATGCTGGAACTCTCTTATTTCAGGTTATAGCTGGAATGGAAAAATGGTGGAAGCAGAGGAGCTCTTCAAGAAGATGCCTGCAAGGAATGCAGCTTCATGGAATACAATGATTTCTGGTTATGCAGAAAATCGGCGATTTGGTGATGCACTAAATTATTTCTGTGCAATGCTGGCTTCAGGACAGATTCCAGGGGAAATCACCTTGTCAAGTGTTCTTCTTGCATGTGCAAACTTGTGCTCTTTAGAGATGGGCAAGATGGTTCATGCTGAGATTGTCAAGCTTGGAATCGAAGATAACATCTTTATGGGGACTGCACTCAGTGACATGTATGCCAAGTCAGGGGATTTGGACAGCTCCAGGAGGATGTTCTATCAAATGCCTGAAAAAAACAATATCACTTGGACTGCCATGGTTCAAGGACTTGCAGAAAATGGATTTGCTGAAGAGTCTATTTTGTTGTTTGAGGATATGATAGCAAATGGAATAGCACCAAACGAGCATACATTTCTAGCTATTCTATTTGCTTGTTCCCACTGTGGTTTGGTGGAGAAAGCCATACATTATTATGAAACAATACAGGCACATGGCATCCCACCTAAAGATAAACACTACACTTGCATGGTTGATGTCCTAGCTAGAGCTGGCCGTTTGCAAGAAGCAGAAGAGCTTCTCATGAAGGTTCCAAGTAAATTAGACACAAGTTCATTGTCATCTCTTCTGAGTGCTTGCAACACTTACAGGAACAAGGAGATTGGTGAGAGGGCAGCAAAGAAACTTCATGAGTTAGAGAAGGATAATACAGCAGGCTATGTGCTACTCTCAAACATGTATGCATCGTGCGGTAAATGGAAAGATGCTGCTGAAACGAGGATACTGATGCAAGCAGCTAGCCTTAAGAAAGATGGTGGGTGCAGCTGGTTGCAATTAAGGGGACAATATCATGCCTTCTTTTCTTGGAAAGGGAAGCATCCTTTGTCATTGGAAATttatgagatcttggatttgctGATGTGGGAACTTACTACTTGA
- the LOC136550436 gene encoding fatty acid elongase 3-like, whose translation MAASLLSQVRWLLVEHPAVASFRWQPGRTVGATASFAAAVICGYLAAVLVLRRLVLPRLPPLPQPALRAASAAHNAVLLALSAAMAAGCALSTAATAPAPRLAWPFCFPPRGATEASGPVFFWAHVFYLSKVYELGDTLLILLARRPLTLLHVYHHAVVVAMCYLWLATRQSLMPIALVTNAGVHVVMYSYYLSCSVGLRWPNRWKRAVTELQIVQFLFSFAASVVMLWLHFTAGGCEGVAGWVFNAVFNASLLALFLNFHGAAYKAAMANKGKAE comes from the coding sequence ATGGCCGCGTCGCTGCTGAGCCAGGTGCGGTGGCTCCTGGTGGAGCACCCAGCCGTGGCCTCGTTCCGCTGGCAGCCAGGCCGCACGGTCGGCGCGACCGCGTCCTTCGCGGCCGCCGTCATCTGCGGCTACCTCGCCGCGGTGCTCGTCCTCCGCCGCCTTGTCCTGCCCCGCCTCCCTCCGCTCCCTCAACCGGCGCTCCGCGCGGCCTCCGCCGCCCACAACGCGGTCCTGCTGGCGCtctccgccgccatggccgccgggtgCGCTCTCTCGACGGCCgccacggcgccggcgccgcggttGGCGTGGCCCTTCTGCTTCCCGCCGCGGGGCGCCACGGAGGCGTCGGGCCCCGTCTTCTTCTGGGCGCACGTGTTCTACCTCTCCAAGGTGTACGAGCTGGGCGACACGCTGCTCATCCTGCTGGCCCGCCGCCCGCTCACGCTGCTCCACGTCTACCaccacgccgtcgtcgtcgccatgTGCTACCTCTGGCTCGCCACGCGCCAGTCCCTGATGCCCATCGCGCTCGTCACCAACGCCGGCGTGCACGTCGTCATGTACTCCTACTACCTCTCCTGCAGCGTCGGGCTGCGCTGGCCCAACCGGTGGAAGCGCGCCGTCACGGAGCTGCAGATCGTGCAGTTCCTCTTCAGCTTCGCGGCCTCCGTGGTGATGCTGTGGCTCCACTTCACCGCTGGCGGCTGCGAGGGGGTGGCCGGCTGGGTGTTCAACGCCGTCTTCAACGCGTCGCTGCTCGCGCTCTTCCTCAACTTCCACGGCGCCGCCTACAAAGCCGCCATGGCCAACAAGGGTAAAGCAGAATGA
- the LOC136550673 gene encoding uncharacterized protein isoform X1 has product MTLASAAHKIPLEVAHTVVEIAEVARYAYHHRPGHPADHDGDPTTLPAGADGGGGASEEAARLREENAMLRARLADDLALLRELHGAPCVSKECPPDLYSRLMVAVNNASFLSHLEKLQDESAREHNELSSGNMTEVEVADIPDKMCNGKKGSWVLVACDTAGANLEEISGIDDENYVIINEDDIVDGIATFVARCILEDPKSKSLSPVQLQKAVAKALDSMKARWRWSTFWEAGQIIYILATWGITLAGLYKSRHVLKVAAKGAAASARFVMKAL; this is encoded by the exons ATGACGTTGGCATCGGCGGCGCACAAGATCCCGCTGGAGGTTGCGCACACCGTCGTCGAGATTGCCGAGGTCGCGCGCTACGCCTACCACCACCGCCCCGGCCACCCTGCAGACCACGACGGGGACCCGACTACGCTGCCCGCGGGGGCTGATGGCGGCGGGGGCGCCAGCGAGGAGGCCGCGCGGCTGCGGGAGGAGAACGCCATGCTCCGCGCCCGACTCGCAGATGACCTGGCGCTCCTGCGCGAGCTCCACGGCGCGCCCTGCGTCTCCAAGGAGTGCCCTCCTGAT CTGTACAGCCGACTGATGGTGGCGGTCAACAATGCTAGCTTCCTTTCTCATCTCGAGAAATTACAGGATGAGTCAGCACGTGAACATAATGAACTATCTTCTGGCAACATGACAG AGGTGGAAGTTGCAGACATTCCAGACAAAATGTGTAACGGGAAGAAAGGATCGTGGGTCTTGGTTGCTTGTGATACTGCTGGGGCTAATTTGGAGGAAATTAGTGGGATTGATGATGAAAATTATGTCATAATCAATGAAGACGACATAGTCGATGGTATTGCCACCTTTGTTGCTAGGTGCATTCTTGAAGATCCAAAATCCAAG TCGTTATCGCCAGTGCAGCTCCAGAAGG CTGTTGCAAAGGCATTAGATAGCATGAAAGCTCGATGGAGATGGTCAACCTTTTGGGAGGCTGGACAGATTATTTATATCTTGGCCACTTGGGGAATCACATTAGCAGG GTTGTACAAGAGCCGTCATGTCCTGAAGGTGGCAGCAAAGGGTGCTGCTGCGTCTGCCAGATTTGTTATGAAGGCCCTGTGA
- the LOC136550673 gene encoding uncharacterized protein isoform X2, producing MAAGAPARRPRGCGRRTPCSAPDSQMTWRSCASSTARPASPRSALLIRLMVAVNNASFLSHLEKLQDESAREHNELSSGNMTEVEVADIPDKMCNGKKGSWVLVACDTAGANLEEISGIDDENYVIINEDDIVDGIATFVARCILEDPKSKSLSPVQLQKAVAKALDSMKARWRWSTFWEAGQIIYILATWGITLAGLYKSRHVLKVAAKGAAASARFVMKAL from the exons ATGGCGGCGGGGGCGCCAGCGAGGAGGCCGCGCGGCTGCGGGAGGAGAACGCCATGCTCCGCGCCCGACTCGCAGATGACCTGGCGCTCCTGCGCGAGCTCCACGGCGCGCCCTGCGTCTCCAAGGAGTGCCCTCCTGAT CCGACTGATGGTGGCGGTCAACAATGCTAGCTTCCTTTCTCATCTCGAGAAATTACAGGATGAGTCAGCACGTGAACATAATGAACTATCTTCTGGCAACATGACAG AGGTGGAAGTTGCAGACATTCCAGACAAAATGTGTAACGGGAAGAAAGGATCGTGGGTCTTGGTTGCTTGTGATACTGCTGGGGCTAATTTGGAGGAAATTAGTGGGATTGATGATGAAAATTATGTCATAATCAATGAAGACGACATAGTCGATGGTATTGCCACCTTTGTTGCTAGGTGCATTCTTGAAGATCCAAAATCCAAG TCGTTATCGCCAGTGCAGCTCCAGAAGG CTGTTGCAAAGGCATTAGATAGCATGAAAGCTCGATGGAGATGGTCAACCTTTTGGGAGGCTGGACAGATTATTTATATCTTGGCCACTTGGGGAATCACATTAGCAGG GTTGTACAAGAGCCGTCATGTCCTGAAGGTGGCAGCAAAGGGTGCTGCTGCGTCTGCCAGATTTGTTATGAAGGCCCTGTGA
- the LOC136550590 gene encoding probable ethylene response sensor 1 — protein sequence MDGCDCIEPLWPTDDLLVKYQYISDFFIALAYFSIPLELIYFVKKSCFFPYRWVLIQFGAFIVLCGATHLINLWTFTTHTKTVAMVMTIAKVSTAVVSCATALMLVHIIPDLLSVKTRELFLKNKAEELDREMGLIRTQEETGRHVRMLTHEIRSTLDRHTILKTTLVELGRTLGLEECALWMPSRSGSSLQLSHTLRHQITVGSLVPINLPVVNQVFSSNRAIIIPHTSPLARIRPLAGQCVPPEVAAVRVPLLHLSNFQINDWPELSAKSFAIMVLMLPSDSARKWHVHELELVEVVADQVAVALSHAAILEESMRARDLLMEQNVALDLARREAEMAIRARNDFLAVMNHEMRTPMNAIIALSSLLLETELTPEQRLMVETVLKSSNLLATLINDVLDLSKLEDGSLELEIRAFNLHAVFKEVMSFIKPIASIKRLSVSVMLAPDLPLCAIGDEKRLMQTILNISGNAVKFTKEGHITLVASIVKADSLREFRTPEFHPTASDDHFYLKVQVKDTGCGIGPQDLPHVFTKFAHPQSGGNRGLNGSGLGLAICKRFVSLMGGHIWIDSEGTGRGCTATFVVKLGVCDNTNTYQQQLIPLVWPSSADSDLSALSAPKVLPDGRGSTSLKSRYQRSV from the exons ATGGACGGATGTGATTGCATCGAGCCACTATGGCCTACAGATGATCTTCTCGTCAAGTATCAGTACATCTCAGACTTCTTCATAGCCCTCGCGTACTTCTCGATTCCATTGGAGCTCATATATTTTGTGAAGAAGTCATGCTTCTTCCCGTACAGATGGGTCTTGATCCAGTTTGGTGCGTTTATAGTTCTTTGTGGGGCAACCCATCTGATAAACCTGTGGACTTTCACCACACATACAAAGACCGTTGCGATGGTCATGACCATAGCAAAGGTTTCTACAGCAGTTGTGTCCTGTGCAACTGCTTTGATGCTTGTTCATATCATCCCCGACTTGTTGAGCGTGAAAACTAGGGAGTTGTTCCTGAAGAATAAAGCCGAAGAACTTGATAGAGAGATGGGACTGATAAGGACGCAGGAGGAGACTGGTAGACATGTTAGGATGCTCACACATGAAATCAGAAGTACACTTGATAGACATACAATTTTGAAGACTACTCTTGTTGAGCTAGGAAGGACCTTGGGTCTGGAAGAATGTGCATTGTGGATGCCATCTCGAAGTGGTTCAAGCCTTCAGCTTTCTCATACTTTGCGCCACCAGATTACTGTCGGATCATTGGTGCCCATTAATCTTCCTGTCGTCAATCAAGTGTTCAGTAGCAACCGGGCAATTATAATACCCCACACATCTCCTTTGGCGCGGATTCGACCTCTTGCAGGGCAATGTGTTCCGCCAGAAGTGGCTGCAGTCCGCGTACCTCTTCTACACCTTTCAAACTTCCAAATAAATGATTGGCCTGAGCTTTCAGCGAAAAGCTTTGCAATCATGGTTTTGATGCTTCCATCTGATAGTGCAAGGAAATGGCATGTGCATGAATTGGAGCTTGTTGAGGTCGTTGCTGATCAG GTAGCAGTTGCACTATCTCATGCGGCTATTCTTGAAGAGTCCATGAGAGCACGTGATTTACTAATGGAGCAGAATGTTGCCTTGGATTTAGCTCGAAGAGAGGCTGAGATGGCTATCCGTGCTCGCAATGATTTCCTAGCTGTTATGAATCACGAAATGAGAACACCCATGAATGCAATAATAGCCCTTTCCTCCTTGCTTTTGGAAACTGAGCTTACTCCTGAGCAGCGTCTAATGGTGGAAACAGTACTGAAAAGCAGCAATCTGTTAGCTACACTCATCAATGATGTGCTGGATCTTTCCAAGCTCGAGGATGGAAGCCTTGAATTGGAGATTAGAGCATTCAATCTTCATGCTGTTTTCAAAGAA GTGATGAGTTTCATTAAACCAATTGCATCTATCAAGAGGCTATCTGTATCGGTTATGTTGGCACCAGATTTGCCGTTATGTGCTATTGGTGATGAAAAGAGACTCATGCAAACTATTCTGAACATCTCTGGCAACGCTGTAAAGTTTACCAAGGAGGGACACATCACGCTTGTAGCTTCCATTGTGAAGGCTGACTCTTTGAGAGAGTTCAGAACCCCAGAATTTCATCCAACTGCAAGTGATGACCATTTCTATTTGAAAGTTCAG GTAAAAGATACAGGCTGTGGAATTGGTCCTCAGGATCTACCTCATGTATTTACAAAGTTTGCTCATCCTCAAAGTGGAGGAAACCGAGGGTTGAATGGTAGTGGTCTTGGCCTTGCCATCTGCAAGAG GTTTGTTAGTCTCATGGGAGGGCACATCTGGATCGACAGCGAAGGAACCGGAAGAGGTTGCACGGCAACATTCGTCGTCAAGCTCGGTGTGTGTGACAACACAAACACCTACCAGCAGCAGCTGATCCCTCTAGTCTGGCCAAGCAGCGCAGACTCGGATTTGTCTGCTCTGTCTGCTCCGAAAgtgcttcctgacgggagaggATCTACTTCCCTGAAGTCTCGGTACCAAAGAAGCGTATGA